From a single Pirellulales bacterium genomic region:
- a CDS encoding DUF1501 domain-containing protein: MHPINTYLQNLTRRGFLGRSGLSLGAVALGALLNEDRAAAASAEPTGPLTAHAGHLPPRAKHVIYLHMIGAPSQLDLFNHQPELNARDGQTCPEELTRGRRFAFIGGELKLAGSPFTFTRHGQSGQEISELLPQLAGVADDIAIVRSLHTDEINHAPAQMFLHTGFGRGGRPSFGSWVLYGLGSESQDLPAYVVLQSGPLGGAGTSLWSAGFLPSVYQGIQLRSSGDPVLFLSNPPGHAAADRRRVLDAVQELNQRQLATVGDPEIATRISQYEMAFRMQMSVPELVDISHEPAETLALYGATPGKPSFASNCLLARRLVERGVRLVELYDADWDHHADLAKRLPAKCRDVDLGMAALVRDLKQRGLLDETLVIWGAEFGRTPLRQGISGEGVKTSPGRDHHKDAYCMWLAGGGIKPGVCYGKTDEFGFNIAENPVHVHDLNATVLHQLGLDHKRLTFKYQGREYRLTDVHGEVIRGLLA; the protein is encoded by the coding sequence ATGCACCCCATCAACACCTACCTCCAAAACCTGACGCGACGCGGCTTCCTCGGTCGTTCGGGCCTGAGCCTGGGCGCCGTGGCGCTCGGCGCCCTGTTGAACGAAGATCGTGCGGCGGCAGCATCGGCTGAACCGACGGGCCCGCTGACGGCGCACGCCGGCCACTTGCCGCCGCGCGCCAAGCACGTCATCTATTTGCACATGATCGGCGCCCCATCGCAGCTCGATCTGTTCAATCACCAGCCCGAATTGAACGCACGCGACGGCCAGACCTGCCCGGAAGAGTTGACTCGCGGACGGCGCTTCGCCTTCATCGGCGGCGAGCTCAAGCTGGCCGGCTCGCCGTTCACGTTCACTCGACATGGACAGAGCGGGCAGGAAATCTCCGAGCTGCTGCCGCAGCTTGCGGGCGTGGCTGACGACATCGCGATTGTCCGTTCGCTGCACACCGACGAGATCAATCACGCCCCCGCCCAAATGTTCCTGCACACGGGCTTCGGCCGCGGCGGCCGTCCGAGCTTTGGCTCCTGGGTCCTGTATGGACTCGGCTCAGAAAGTCAGGATTTGCCGGCCTACGTCGTGCTGCAATCGGGGCCGCTCGGCGGCGCCGGCACCTCGCTCTGGTCGGCGGGCTTTTTGCCCAGCGTCTACCAGGGCATCCAGCTTCGCTCCAGCGGCGACCCGGTGCTGTTCTTGTCGAATCCGCCGGGCCACGCCGCCGCCGACCGCCGCCGCGTGCTCGACGCCGTCCAGGAGTTGAACCAGCGGCAGCTTGCCACCGTGGGCGATCCGGAGATCGCCACGCGGATCAGCCAATATGAAATGGCCTTTCGCATGCAGATGTCGGTGCCGGAGCTGGTTGACATCAGCCACGAACCGGCCGAGACGCTCGCTCTGTACGGCGCGACGCCGGGCAAGCCGTCCTTCGCCAGCAACTGCCTGCTGGCCCGGCGGCTGGTCGAGCGTGGCGTGCGGCTGGTCGAGCTTTACGACGCCGACTGGGACCATCATGCCGATCTTGCCAAACGGCTGCCGGCCAAGTGCCGCGACGTCGACCTGGGCATGGCCGCCCTGGTCCGCGATCTCAAGCAACGCGGCCTACTCGACGAAACGCTGGTGATCTGGGGCGCCGAGTTCGGCCGCACGCCGTTGCGGCAAGGCATTTCCGGCGAAGGCGTCAAGACGTCGCCCGGCCGCGACCATCACAAAGACGCCTACTGTATGTGGCTGGCGGGAGGCGGCATCAAGCCTGGTGTGTGCTATGGCAAGACCGACGAGTTTGGCTTCAACATCGCCGAGAACCCCGTCCACGTCCACGACCTGAACGCCACGGTGCTGCACCAATTGGGCCTCGACCACAAGCGTCTGACCTTCAAATACCAAGGCCGCGAATATCGCCTGACGGACGTACACGGCGAAGTGATCAGGGGATTGCTGGCATGA
- a CDS encoding lactate permease LctP family transporter, producing MHWVQVYDPFHSPWISTLAAGVPIIALLGLLALGMHAHRAAVAGLVTALVVAMAGFGMPARATLAAAGYGACFGLLPIGWIVVAAVFLYHLTLRSGQFEIVKRSVAAISPDRRLQALLIAFSFGTFVEGAAGFGTPVAISAALMIGLGFSPLYAAGLALIANTSPVAFGALGTPILTLAQVTGFDEMLISKMAGRQLPLFSLIVPAWLVATMAGWRGVVGCWPAIAVCGGSFAGLQFLTANFHGPTLVDVVGGLGSLVCRTLFLKVWRPREVWRFADEPVQTVLADQPPLRVGQVAYAWMPWVFLSVMVLLWGWPPVKTVLNGGPTDRPNLLAGRSKLSFSVPGLDKFVYRTSPVAVVPAGLDHAAEPEKAVYDFNWLSATGTGIFLAAILSAVWLRIGPKQFMEIFLSTAWRMRWALLTIACMLALAFVTKYSGSDATMGLAFTRTGWFYPFFAPLLGWLGVALTGSDTSSNALFGSLQRITAEQLNLNPLLIVASNSTGGVMGKMIDAQSIVVAAVATEQTGGEGRILRFVFWHSVTLAALIGLLTMLQAYWLTWMIPQASP from the coding sequence ATGCATTGGGTTCAGGTCTATGATCCTTTCCATTCACCTTGGATCTCGACCTTGGCCGCCGGAGTGCCGATCATCGCGCTGTTGGGTTTGCTGGCGCTGGGCATGCATGCACATCGGGCGGCGGTGGCAGGGCTGGTCACGGCACTGGTAGTGGCGATGGCCGGCTTTGGCATGCCCGCACGCGCCACCCTGGCCGCCGCTGGCTATGGGGCCTGCTTCGGCTTGCTGCCGATCGGCTGGATCGTGGTTGCCGCGGTCTTTCTCTACCACCTGACTCTCCGCTCCGGCCAGTTCGAAATCGTCAAGCGTTCGGTGGCCGCGATTTCGCCCGACCGGCGGCTGCAAGCGCTCCTGATCGCCTTCTCGTTCGGCACGTTCGTGGAGGGCGCGGCCGGCTTCGGCACGCCGGTGGCCATCTCGGCGGCACTGATGATCGGGCTGGGCTTCTCTCCGCTGTATGCCGCCGGCCTGGCGTTGATCGCCAACACGTCGCCCGTGGCCTTCGGGGCGCTCGGCACTCCCATCCTCACGTTGGCTCAAGTCACCGGCTTCGATGAAATGCTGATCAGCAAGATGGCCGGCCGTCAGCTTCCCCTGTTTTCGCTGATCGTGCCGGCCTGGCTGGTGGCGACGATGGCCGGTTGGCGCGGCGTCGTCGGATGCTGGCCGGCGATCGCCGTTTGCGGCGGGAGCTTTGCCGGGTTGCAGTTTCTGACTGCGAACTTCCACGGGCCGACGCTGGTGGATGTTGTCGGTGGGCTCGGCTCGCTGGTTTGTCGGACGCTGTTCTTGAAAGTCTGGCGGCCGCGAGAGGTGTGGCGATTTGCCGATGAGCCGGTGCAGACGGTTCTCGCCGATCAGCCGCCGTTGCGCGTCGGCCAGGTCGCTTATGCCTGGATGCCTTGGGTGTTCTTGTCAGTGATGGTCTTGCTATGGGGCTGGCCCCCGGTCAAGACGGTTCTCAACGGAGGCCCGACGGACCGGCCCAACCTGCTGGCCGGCCGAAGCAAGCTCTCTTTTTCGGTTCCCGGCTTGGACAAATTCGTCTATCGCACGTCGCCTGTGGCCGTCGTGCCCGCCGGTCTCGATCACGCGGCCGAACCGGAGAAAGCGGTCTACGATTTCAACTGGCTGTCGGCCACCGGGACGGGCATCTTTCTGGCGGCCATTCTTTCGGCCGTGTGGCTGCGAATCGGGCCGAAGCAGTTCATGGAAATCTTCCTGAGCACCGCCTGGCGAATGCGGTGGGCGCTGCTCACGATCGCCTGCATGTTGGCCTTGGCGTTCGTGACCAAGTACAGCGGCAGCGATGCCACGATGGGGCTGGCGTTCACCCGCACCGGCTGGTTTTACCCGTTCTTCGCGCCGCTGCTGGGCTGGCTGGGCGTGGCTCTTACTGGGTCCGATACTTCGTCGAACGCGCTGTTCGGCAGCTTGCAACGGATTACCGCGGAGCAGCTCAATCTCAATCCGCTGTTGATTGTGGCTTCCAACAGCACGGGCGGGGTGATGGGCAAGATGATCGATGCTCAGAGCATCGTGGTGGCGGCGGTCGCGACCGAGCAAACCGGCGGCGAAGGCAGGATCCTGCGGTTCGTCTTCTGGCACAGCGTGACGCTGGCGGCGTTGATTGGGCTCTTGACGATGTTGCAGGCCTATTGGCTGACTTGGATGATTCCGCAGGCGTCGCCCTAA
- the miaB gene encoding tRNA (N6-isopentenyl adenosine(37)-C2)-methylthiotransferase MiaB, with protein MGRKLYIETVGCQMNMLDSELVVASLRNQGYELVSTPKEADTILFNTCSVRQHAEDKIYSALGRLKHAKTRHPDKIIGVLGCMAQKDQRLIFERAPYVDLIVGPGQLHQVPALLQEIAAGGGPRMEVSLGRKEGNRHEVEESFESYDPLRDEQMRPTPYQAFVRIMIGCDKFCTYCIVPSVRGPEQSRHPGQIEAEVRRLAAEGCREITLLGQTVNSYRYHADGRTTRLADLISRLHEIDGLDRIKFVTNFPKDMTDDLLQAVRDLPKCSHYLHVPAQSGSNEILRRMKRNYMVEEYREMLGRIRETIPDAAVTSDFIVGFCGETDADFEATAELVRESRFKNSFIFKYSPRPGTKSDELFADDVPEEVKRRRNNELLAIQNTISEEDNQAFLGREVTVLVEGPSKSSRKHASDGEALQLTGRTNCDRIVVFEGNRRLIGQFLPLVVYDANAFTLFGSVVTQHVGPEIFELRVANGRSGPGNPPIMAGALGGAASP; from the coding sequence ATGGGTCGGAAACTATACATCGAAACCGTCGGCTGCCAGATGAACATGCTCGATAGCGAGCTGGTGGTCGCCAGCCTGCGCAATCAGGGCTATGAGCTGGTTTCGACGCCCAAAGAGGCCGACACGATCCTGTTCAACACCTGCAGCGTCCGCCAACATGCCGAAGACAAAATCTACAGCGCCCTGGGCCGCCTGAAGCACGCCAAGACCCGTCATCCCGACAAGATCATCGGCGTGCTGGGGTGCATGGCCCAGAAAGACCAGCGGCTGATCTTCGAGCGCGCCCCCTACGTCGATCTCATCGTCGGTCCCGGCCAGCTCCACCAGGTGCCGGCCCTTTTGCAGGAAATCGCGGCCGGCGGCGGGCCGCGGATGGAGGTCAGCCTGGGCCGCAAGGAGGGCAACCGTCACGAAGTGGAAGAAAGTTTCGAGAGTTACGACCCGCTGCGCGACGAGCAGATGCGGCCCACGCCGTACCAGGCGTTTGTGCGGATCATGATCGGCTGCGACAAGTTCTGCACCTATTGCATCGTGCCCAGCGTGCGCGGGCCGGAGCAAAGCCGCCATCCCGGCCAGATCGAGGCGGAAGTCCGCCGGCTCGCCGCCGAGGGCTGCCGCGAGATCACGCTCCTGGGGCAAACCGTCAACAGCTACCGCTATCACGCCGACGGACGGACCACGCGGCTCGCTGATTTGATCAGCCGGCTGCATGAGATCGACGGTCTGGACCGCATCAAGTTCGTCACGAACTTTCCCAAGGACATGACCGACGACCTGTTGCAGGCGGTGCGCGATCTGCCCAAGTGCTCGCACTATTTGCACGTGCCCGCCCAGAGCGGCTCGAACGAGATTCTGCGCCGCATGAAGCGGAACTACATGGTGGAAGAGTATCGCGAGATGCTGGGCCGCATTCGCGAAACAATTCCCGACGCGGCGGTGACGAGCGACTTCATTGTCGGCTTTTGCGGCGAGACCGACGCCGACTTCGAAGCGACCGCAGAGCTGGTGCGCGAGTCGCGGTTCAAGAACAGCTTTATTTTCAAGTACAGCCCGCGGCCCGGCACGAAGTCCGACGAGTTGTTTGCCGACGACGTGCCCGAAGAGGTGAAGCGCCGCCGCAATAACGAGCTGTTGGCCATCCAGAATACGATCAGCGAGGAAGACAACCAGGCGTTTTTGGGCCGCGAGGTGACGGTGCTTGTCGAAGGGCCGAGCAAGAGCAGCCGGAAGCACGCCAGCGACGGCGAGGCATTGCAGCTCACCGGCCGCACGAATTGCGACCGCATTGTGGTGTTCGAGGGCAACCGCCGACTGATCGGGCAGTTTTTGCCGTTGGTCGTTTACGATGCGAATGCGTTTACCCTGTTCGGCAGCGTGGTGACCCAGCACGTGGGACCGGAGATATTCGAGTTAAGGGTAGCCAATGGAAGATCCGGACCGGGGAATCCACCAATTATGGCGGGAGCCTTGGGAGGGGCTGCATCGCCATGA
- a CDS encoding PSD1 and planctomycete cytochrome C domain-containing protein, with protein MFSPQTFRCCVAVLFAVLACSSPVRAEPQTPVVDFARDVYPIFERSCLECHGPRRQEGDLRLDVCESALAGGGSGAVILAGKPDESELLRRVMLPEGHDDIMPARGKPLTPRQIETLRAWIESGAVWPAQLEHVAHWAYVPPVRPARPKVAESAWCRNAIDDFVLARLKSEHLPHSPDADRTALIRRVSLDLIGLPPSPADVDAFVADASDDAYEKLVDRLLASPQFGERWARPWLDLARYADSHGFQRDDLRELWPYRDWVIRALNEDMPFDQFTVEQLAGDLLPGAAESQLIATGFHRSTTTNVEAGSDPEETRTNQVIDRVNTTATVWLGTTLECAQCHDHKYDPFTQRDYYGLLAFFNNTEIEADRSNPNVPGSIRFLGPSLELADKSIEAEQQRLKGEMQEIDQAIAARRGELGGDLAAWEATLAGEVDRAPTTHALKIAEFQSAEGSAHKLLDDDSVLLVDDSPNVDTYTIVVETTLRGITGIRLDALTDPALPGMGPGRGDADRPNFVLNTFAVTAAPLDDRRPPQPVRLVARSASFEQANFPLAAALDERPKTGWAIAPRFHQPHWAVFDVPSLPGNEGGTRLTFTLVQQFGTGRTLGRLRLSALTGDPGAASLPAEVAAILKTAAEARSDAQHSRLLDFRLERDATAQELRARRDALQKSQQALKKPATLVMRELAAPRATSIFTRGDFRTPGGPVQAAVPPVLHPLPAGPPNRLTLARWLVDRHNPLTARVVVNRWWAELFGHGVVTTLEDFGIKGEPPTHPELLDWLAVELMENGWSMKNVLRKIVTSATYRQSSRATTHQLARDAENLLYARGPRFRLAAETIRDNALAIAGLLSLRATGPPIRPPQPDGLWTKVGGQPLEYIVSPGDERYRRGVYVVWKRASPYPSFVNFDANARLACTVKRSRSNTPLQALTLLNDPVYVEAAFALAGRVLRERADAPLDEQLRYAWRLCLARNPDDAELAVLRQLHDGQLAAAHAGQAATKTLAEQAGAASAGPTDQLVAWYSVASALLNLDETITKN; from the coding sequence ATGTTCAGCCCACAGACTTTTCGATGTTGCGTCGCGGTGTTGTTCGCCGTGCTCGCGTGTTCCAGTCCCGTTCGGGCGGAACCCCAAACGCCCGTGGTCGATTTTGCGCGTGATGTTTACCCGATCTTTGAACGTTCGTGCCTGGAATGTCATGGACCGCGGCGGCAAGAAGGCGACTTGCGGCTCGACGTTTGTGAGTCGGCCCTGGCGGGCGGCGGTAGCGGGGCCGTGATCTTGGCCGGCAAACCCGACGAAAGCGAGTTGTTGCGTCGCGTCATGCTGCCTGAAGGCCACGACGACATCATGCCGGCCCGTGGCAAGCCGCTGACGCCGCGGCAGATCGAAACGTTGCGTGCCTGGATCGAGTCCGGTGCCGTCTGGCCCGCTCAGCTCGAGCACGTCGCCCATTGGGCTTACGTGCCGCCGGTCCGGCCGGCGCGGCCCAAGGTGGCGGAGAGTGCCTGGTGCCGCAATGCGATCGATGATTTCGTTTTGGCCCGATTGAAGAGCGAACATTTGCCGCATTCGCCCGATGCCGACCGCACGGCGCTCATCCGCCGCGTGTCGCTCGATCTCATCGGCTTGCCGCCCTCGCCGGCCGACGTGGACGCGTTCGTCGCCGACGCGAGCGACGACGCCTATGAAAAGCTTGTCGATCGGCTGCTGGCCTCGCCGCAGTTCGGCGAGCGCTGGGCGCGGCCCTGGCTCGATCTGGCCCGATACGCCGATTCGCACGGTTTTCAACGCGACGATCTGCGCGAGCTATGGCCTTATCGCGACTGGGTGATTCGCGCCCTCAATGAAGACATGCCGTTCGACCAGTTCACGGTCGAGCAGCTCGCCGGAGATCTATTGCCGGGCGCGGCCGAATCGCAGCTTATCGCGACGGGCTTTCATCGCTCGACGACCACCAACGTCGAAGCCGGATCCGACCCCGAAGAAACGCGCACCAACCAGGTCATCGACCGCGTCAACACCACGGCGACCGTCTGGCTCGGCACGACGCTGGAATGCGCCCAGTGTCACGACCACAAGTACGATCCGTTCACGCAGCGAGATTATTACGGCTTGCTGGCCTTCTTCAACAACACCGAGATCGAGGCCGACCGCAGCAATCCGAATGTGCCCGGTTCGATCCGTTTTCTCGGTCCGTCGCTGGAACTGGCCGACAAATCCATCGAAGCCGAGCAGCAGCGGCTGAAGGGCGAGATGCAGGAAATCGACCAGGCGATTGCCGCGCGGCGCGGCGAGCTTGGCGGCGATTTGGCCGCTTGGGAAGCGACGCTGGCCGGCGAAGTGGACCGAGCGCCGACCACGCACGCGCTCAAGATCGCCGAATTCCAATCGGCCGAAGGGTCCGCGCACAAGCTGCTCGACGACGATTCGGTGTTGCTGGTCGACGATTCCCCGAACGTCGACACCTACACCATCGTGGTGGAGACCACGCTGCGCGGCATCACGGGCATCAGACTCGACGCGTTGACCGATCCGGCGTTGCCGGGCATGGGGCCGGGGCGCGGCGACGCCGATCGACCGAACTTCGTGCTCAACACGTTCGCCGTCACGGCGGCGCCGCTGGACGACCGTCGTCCGCCGCAGCCGGTGCGGCTCGTCGCCCGAAGTGCCAGCTTTGAGCAAGCGAACTTTCCGCTGGCCGCCGCACTCGACGAGCGACCGAAGACCGGCTGGGCAATCGCACCCCGATTCCATCAACCACACTGGGCGGTTTTCGATGTGCCTTCCTTGCCAGGCAACGAAGGCGGCACGCGCCTGACCTTCACGTTGGTGCAACAATTTGGCACTGGCCGCACCCTTGGCCGGCTGCGTCTTTCGGCTTTGACGGGCGACCCTGGGGCCGCGTCGCTGCCGGCCGAGGTGGCGGCGATTTTGAAAACCGCGGCGGAGGCGCGCAGCGACGCGCAACACTCGCGATTGCTCGATTTCCGGCTCGAGCGCGACGCCACCGCGCAAGAACTGCGTGCCCGCCGAGATGCGCTGCAAAAATCGCAGCAAGCGCTGAAGAAGCCGGCCACGCTGGTGATGCGTGAGTTGGCGGCGCCGCGAGCGACGAGCATTTTCACGCGGGGCGATTTCCGCACGCCCGGCGGGCCGGTTCAGGCCGCTGTTCCGCCCGTGCTACACCCGCTGCCGGCAGGACCGCCCAACCGCCTCACGCTGGCCCGTTGGCTGGTCGATCGCCACAATCCGCTCACGGCCCGCGTAGTGGTGAATCGCTGGTGGGCCGAATTGTTCGGCCACGGCGTTGTGACCACGCTCGAAGATTTCGGCATCAAGGGCGAGCCGCCCACGCACCCCGAATTGCTCGATTGGCTGGCCGTCGAGTTGATGGAGAACGGTTGGTCGATGAAGAACGTGTTGCGGAAGATCGTGACTTCGGCGACGTATCGGCAATCTTCACGGGCGACAACCCACCAGTTGGCCCGCGACGCCGAGAATCTGCTTTACGCCCGTGGGCCGCGGTTCCGCCTCGCCGCCGAAACCATTCGCGACAACGCCCTGGCCATCGCCGGCTTGCTCTCGTTGCGTGCGACCGGACCGCCGATTCGCCCTCCTCAGCCCGACGGCTTGTGGACGAAAGTCGGTGGTCAGCCGCTGGAGTATATCGTCAGCCCTGGCGACGAGCGGTATCGTCGCGGCGTCTACGTCGTCTGGAAGCGGGCTTCGCCCTATCCGAGCTTCGTCAATTTCGACGCGAATGCCCGGCTGGCTTGCACCGTCAAGCGCTCGCGGTCCAACACTCCGCTGCAAGCCCTGACGCTGCTCAACGATCCGGTGTATGTGGAAGCAGCCTTTGCCTTGGCCGGGCGTGTCTTGCGCGAGCGCGCCGATGCGCCGCTCGATGAACAGTTGCGATATGCCTGGCGGTTGTGCCTGGCGCGAAACCCCGACGATGCGGAACTGGCCGTCTTGCGACAATTACACGATGGGCAACTGGCCGCGGCCCATGCCGGCCAGGCGGCCACCAAGACACTGGCCGAGCAAGCCGGCGCTGCGAGTGCCGGTCCGACGGACCAGCTTGTCGCCTGGTATTCCGTGGCCTCGGCCCTGTTGAACCTGGATGAGACGATCACCAAGAATTAA